Proteins encoded together in one Mycobacterium simiae window:
- a CDS encoding DUF2235 domain-containing protein, with translation MSKRLVVCCDGTWAIADQQSPTNVTKVALAIAPADASGQQQRSYYHPGVGTRRFERFVGGVFGYGLSRNVRDAYRFLVRNFEPGDEIFLFGFSRGAYTARSVAGLIRNAGILRRENEDRLDRAYALYRSRSDATHPRSVAATLFRRSHSHETRIRFIGVWDTVGALGIPVSGIPLVNLINRRFQFHDTNLSTSVDAAFQALAIDEKRGPYRPAIWAPQLDAPPYQRVEQVWFAGAHGNIGGGDRDHRLSDLALLWMADRARDLGLAFDVEAFARAHPRDAASSSEKAPLITATDVDPDALAPIDNTRVGVYRLFPPFVRKIGVTDPAHESVASTAVERRDATAYAPPSLVAYLKGNPKVTTVPGRSSSE, from the coding sequence GTGTCAAAACGGTTAGTGGTGTGCTGCGACGGCACCTGGGCCATCGCAGACCAACAGTCGCCGACCAATGTGACCAAGGTTGCGCTGGCAATCGCGCCGGCGGATGCCTCTGGTCAACAGCAGCGCAGCTACTACCATCCCGGCGTAGGTACGCGGCGATTCGAGCGTTTCGTGGGAGGTGTCTTCGGTTACGGGCTGTCGCGGAATGTCCGTGATGCCTACCGCTTCCTCGTTCGCAACTTCGAGCCCGGTGACGAGATCTTCCTCTTTGGCTTCAGCCGCGGGGCGTACACGGCGCGCAGCGTGGCAGGCCTTATCCGCAATGCCGGAATCCTGCGCCGCGAGAATGAGGATCGACTCGACAGGGCCTACGCGCTCTACCGCAGCAGGAGTGATGCCACGCACCCGCGTAGCGTGGCCGCAACGCTGTTCCGGCGCAGCCATTCCCACGAGACGCGGATCCGGTTCATCGGTGTTTGGGATACCGTGGGCGCCTTGGGTATTCCCGTCAGTGGGATTCCCCTCGTGAATCTGATCAACCGTCGTTTTCAATTTCACGACACCAACCTGAGCACGAGTGTCGACGCGGCGTTCCAGGCATTGGCGATCGACGAGAAACGTGGTCCATATCGCCCCGCGATCTGGGCACCCCAACTCGACGCGCCCCCGTACCAGCGGGTCGAGCAGGTGTGGTTCGCCGGCGCCCACGGCAACATTGGGGGCGGCGATCGCGACCACCGATTGAGCGACCTGGCGCTGCTGTGGATGGCCGACCGTGCCCGCGACCTCGGTTTGGCCTTCGATGTCGAGGCATTCGCCAGGGCACATCCCCGGGATGCCGCGTCGTCATCCGAGAAGGCTCCGTTGATAACAGCGACGGACGTCGACCCGGATGCGTTGGCGCCGATCGACAACACACGTGTCGGTGTATACCGGCTGTTTCCACCGTTCGTCCGGAAAATCGGTGTCACAGACCCGGCTCACGAGTCCGTCGCATCAACGGCCGTCGAACGGCGCGACGCCACCGCATATGCGCCGCCGTCACTGGTCGCTTATCTGAAGGGCAACCCAAAGGTCACAACGGTCCCCGGTAGGTCGTCGTCGGAATAG
- a CDS encoding PPE family protein, which yields MLDFGALPPEVNSGRMYVGAGAGPLLAAAAAWDELAGELHSTAATYGSTIESLVVGPWGGPSSIAMAAAAAPYVEWMSATGVQAEQAALQAKLAAGAYETAFAATVPPPIIAANRSLLATLIATNLLGQNTAAIAATESYYMEMWAQDAGAMYAYAASSATASQLAAFTEPPQTTNGSGAQTQAAAVAQSTGTSSGNTAAKLSQLATTSGIQMLATGQQAATSSAGTSSTGLTVPPIINNWNTIWSAITGVFSPQSSSTIPGGPFLAFGQSYAFGLNGQGAGAYLAGPKAISGALAPLTRGVAVGPIFSSAVDAVPVSGSLGKAALVGSLSVPQGWTEAAPAIRTLAQVLPANLAAAPAATLMGQEGVFSQMALSSLAGRAVAAGATHSVSANTATAAALGGLVAEADPAAATIIVIPALED from the coding sequence ATGCTGGACTTTGGGGCCTTGCCTCCGGAGGTGAACTCCGGCCGAATGTATGTGGGGGCGGGGGCGGGGCCGTTGCTGGCGGCGGCCGCGGCCTGGGATGAGTTGGCCGGCGAGCTGCATTCCACGGCGGCCACCTACGGTTCCACGATCGAGAGTCTGGTGGTCGGGCCGTGGGGTGGGCCGTCGTCGATCGCGATGGCGGCCGCGGCGGCGCCGTATGTGGAGTGGATGAGTGCGACCGGGGTGCAGGCCGAGCAAGCCGCCCTGCAGGCCAAGCTGGCCGCCGGCGCCTACGAGACGGCCTTTGCCGCCACGGTCCCGCCGCCGATCATTGCGGCTAACCGCTCCTTGCTGGCCACCCTGATCGCGACCAACCTTTTGGGTCAAAACACGGCGGCGATCGCGGCCACCGAGTCCTATTACATGGAGATGTGGGCCCAAGATGCGGGGGCCATGTATGCCTATGCCGCCTCCTCGGCGACGGCCTCCCAACTCGCCGCGTTCACCGAACCACCCCAAACCACCAACGGTTCCGGCGCACAGACCCAAGCCGCCGCCGTGGCCCAATCAACCGGCACCTCCAGCGGCAACACCGCCGCTAAGTTGTCTCAACTCGCCACCACTAGCGGGATCCAGATGCTCGCGACTGGCCAGCAGGCCGCCACGTCGTCGGCCGGCACGTCGTCGACGGGGTTGACGGTGCCACCAATCATCAACAACTGGAACACGATCTGGTCGGCCATCACCGGCGTATTCTCGCCCCAGTCGTCCAGCACCATCCCGGGTGGGCCGTTCCTGGCGTTCGGTCAGTCCTATGCCTTTGGTCTCAATGGACAGGGGGCTGGGGCGTATCTAGCTGGCCCCAAGGCGATTTCGGGCGCCCTCGCGCCGCTGACGCGGGGTGTTGCGGTCGGTCCGATATTCAGCTCTGCCGTCGACGCGGTTCCGGTGTCGGGGTCGTTGGGTAAGGCGGCGTTGGTGGGCAGTTTGTCGGTGCCGCAGGGGTGGACTGAGGCGGCGCCGGCGATTCGGACCTTGGCTCAGGTGTTGCCGGCCAACCTTGCTGCGGCCCCGGCGGCCACGTTGATGGGTCAAGAGGGTGTGTTTAGCCAGATGGCGTTGTCGAGCCTGGCCGGTCGCGCGGTGGCTGCCGGCGCCACCCATTCGGTCAGCGCCAACACCGCCACCGCCGCCGCCTTGGGCGGCCTTGTCGCCGAGGCCGATCCGGCCGCGGCCACCATCATCGTCATCCCGGCTTTGGAGGACTAA
- a CDS encoding FKBP-type peptidyl-prolyl cis-trans isomerase has protein sequence MYSSLTVAVCAAATVLTLGGAGTASAAGSCPTAAPPNGATPDWILNGTTGSVTVTGSTDTAAPRVTVTAPFSVSQTQVHTLRAGDGPVVSSTANVSVCYMGVNGRDGSVFDSSYERGAPVDFPLTGVVPGFQKAIAGQKVGSTVAVAMVPADGYPQGQPSAGIRPGDSLVFAIKILSASG, from the coding sequence ATGTACTCCTCGCTCACCGTCGCGGTCTGCGCTGCAGCAACCGTCCTGACGCTCGGTGGAGCGGGCACAGCTAGTGCCGCCGGCTCCTGTCCCACCGCGGCGCCGCCGAACGGCGCCACACCCGACTGGATACTGAACGGGACGACCGGCAGCGTCACCGTCACCGGATCCACCGACACGGCGGCTCCCCGCGTCACTGTGACGGCACCATTCAGCGTGAGCCAGACCCAGGTTCACACGTTGCGCGCCGGCGACGGACCGGTGGTCTCGAGCACCGCCAACGTCTCCGTCTGCTACATGGGCGTCAACGGACGTGACGGGTCGGTGTTCGACAGCAGCTACGAGCGGGGCGCCCCGGTCGACTTCCCGCTCACCGGAGTCGTGCCCGGCTTCCAGAAGGCGATCGCGGGACAAAAAGTCGGGTCCACGGTCGCCGTCGCGATGGTGCCCGCCGACGGGTACCCGCAAGGCCAGCCGAGTGCGGGCATCCGGCCCGGCGACTCGCTGGTCTTCGCCATCAAAATTCTCAGCGCCTCGGGCTAA
- a CDS encoding DUF732 domain-containing protein → MKRLVTLLAAVAMVGFAAPAYADPIPEPDGDDAAFIAALHQAHFSFSSDGSAVTAGRAVCSCLNNGENALELLHDVKMHNPGMDMEMASNFALISAKYYCPQQLSKA, encoded by the coding sequence ATGAAACGGCTCGTAACGCTCCTCGCGGCTGTTGCCATGGTCGGATTCGCGGCGCCCGCCTACGCCGACCCCATCCCCGAACCCGACGGTGACGACGCAGCCTTCATCGCCGCCCTACATCAAGCGCACTTCAGCTTCTCCAGCGACGGGTCGGCCGTCACCGCGGGCCGCGCCGTGTGTTCGTGCCTCAACAACGGCGAAAACGCCTTAGAACTGCTCCACGACGTCAAGATGCACAACCCCGGCATGGACATGGAAATGGCCTCCAACTTCGCCCTGATCTCCGCGAAGTACTACTGCCCACAACAACTCTCCAAGGCCTAG
- a CDS encoding DUF4436 domain-containing protein: MKVAIGSVVVFIAAYVTAVALYASTGLGRPSQVRDGQPAPDGTSITVDLVDVQPINGVLLANMLVTPGPSLLQPYTHILAEDLSVAVTSVVTPTKRTWSKGDVPGVFPISMSITGDPAEYPFDDYRSRPLTVELTRGPTQVPERVSVTFVDRLRGWKVTVADAGRRVGEQGPSSKFQFQDYRVLVQRSPSTGALAALILGVLVLIAGMALFVAVQTARNKRKFQPPMTTWYAALLFAVVPLRNALPDSPPMGWWVDVTVVVWVIVILALSMLLYIFCWWRHLRPESDLPTKASEE; encoded by the coding sequence ATGAAGGTAGCGATCGGTAGCGTGGTCGTCTTCATCGCGGCATACGTGACCGCCGTCGCGCTATATGCCAGCACGGGTCTGGGTCGTCCCAGCCAGGTTCGGGACGGCCAGCCGGCGCCCGACGGCACGTCGATCACCGTCGACCTCGTCGACGTCCAGCCGATCAACGGGGTGTTGCTGGCGAACATGCTCGTGACGCCCGGACCGTCGCTGCTGCAGCCGTACACTCATATCCTCGCCGAGGATCTCAGCGTCGCAGTCACGTCCGTGGTGACCCCTACCAAGCGAACGTGGTCGAAGGGTGACGTGCCCGGGGTCTTCCCAATATCGATGAGCATTACCGGGGATCCCGCCGAATACCCCTTCGACGATTACCGTTCCCGGCCGCTCACAGTCGAACTCACCCGCGGCCCTACACAAGTGCCCGAACGGGTTTCGGTGACCTTCGTCGACCGGTTACGCGGCTGGAAGGTCACCGTTGCAGATGCCGGCCGGCGAGTTGGCGAGCAGGGGCCGTCGTCGAAGTTCCAGTTCCAGGACTACCGCGTGCTAGTACAGCGGTCGCCCAGCACCGGCGCGCTGGCGGCCCTGATTCTCGGAGTCCTGGTCCTCATCGCGGGCATGGCACTCTTCGTGGCGGTCCAGACGGCGCGCAACAAACGGAAATTCCAGCCTCCGATGACCACCTGGTACGCCGCTCTACTCTTCGCCGTCGTCCCGTTGCGCAATGCGTTGCCTGACTCACCGCCGATGGGCTGGTGGGTGGACGTCACGGTCGTCGTTTGGGTGATCGTCATCCTCGCGCTGTCGATGCTGCTGTACATCTTCTGCTGGTGGCGTCACCTGCGACCGGAAAGCGACCTGCCCACCAAAGCCTCAGAGGAGTGA
- a CDS encoding sensor histidine kinase, translating to MTDLWKIAGWALACSIPVVLSGALTIRLARSWSLVVSMVALVLIPTLATLTGVLGASGFMITETFERTAVVLVIVSVVTIPAAVLLARYQARRTVWEQQIRDSERIAERSRRRLVAFVSHDLRTPLAGIRAGAEAIADGVVIEDEAREQAKYIEHESIRLSEMVDDLFEMSKINAGAVQPAHDIVALDEVVDDVVAVHRIVADRAGVALQVYLPDEPVRVIGSDRALVRVLSNLVANAIAHTPRGGQVTLALGRDEKEAWARVDDTGVGIDEADLPRVFDVAYRGSNGRVPRADSSLPSGSGLGLAIAAGLVQAHRGTLSACNLDTGARFEVRLPFAGES from the coding sequence CGCACGGTCCTGGTCGCTGGTAGTGAGCATGGTCGCCTTAGTGCTGATTCCCACTCTGGCAACTCTCACTGGCGTGCTCGGCGCCAGCGGTTTCATGATCACTGAGACATTCGAGCGCACCGCGGTGGTATTGGTCATCGTGTCCGTGGTGACCATCCCGGCCGCCGTGCTCCTGGCCAGGTACCAGGCTCGGAGAACGGTGTGGGAGCAGCAGATCCGTGACTCCGAACGGATAGCCGAGCGATCGCGGCGCCGTTTGGTGGCATTCGTGAGTCACGATCTGCGCACCCCGCTGGCGGGCATCCGTGCCGGAGCCGAGGCCATCGCCGACGGGGTGGTGATCGAGGACGAGGCCCGCGAGCAGGCCAAATATATTGAGCATGAATCAATTCGGTTGTCGGAGATGGTGGACGACCTGTTCGAGATGTCAAAGATCAACGCTGGCGCGGTGCAACCCGCACACGACATAGTGGCGCTGGACGAGGTGGTCGACGACGTGGTGGCCGTTCATCGGATCGTCGCAGACCGGGCCGGGGTGGCACTGCAGGTCTATCTGCCCGACGAACCCGTGCGGGTGATCGGTAGCGACCGGGCTTTGGTCCGTGTGTTGTCGAATCTGGTAGCCAACGCGATCGCGCATACCCCGCGCGGAGGACAAGTGACACTGGCGCTCGGCCGAGACGAAAAGGAGGCCTGGGCTCGAGTGGATGACACCGGCGTCGGGATCGACGAAGCGGATCTACCCAGGGTGTTCGACGTCGCCTACCGTGGCTCCAATGGCCGCGTGCCGCGGGCTGATTCGTCGTTACCCAGCGGCTCGGGCCTGGGACTGGCTATCGCGGCTGGGCTGGTGCAGGCGCACCGCGGCACGCTGTCAGCCTGCAACCTGGACACTGGTGCACGTTTCGAGGTCCGATTGCCATTCGCGGGCGAGTCGTGA
- a CDS encoding carboxymuconolactone decarboxylase family protein, whose protein sequence is MLSALSLLMVGSLTAATAPGSHADECGDAGAAPVPSTGCVAPAPHPDSNNPPWLAAVMQRDPQFGGTYQALRQRILSDGAIPAKYKLLMGMVTDTIAAHPDGVRSLADNARAAGASEAEITEAVELAYLYGGTAALVMGVNAFPAG, encoded by the coding sequence GTGCTGTCGGCGCTGTCGCTGCTCATGGTTGGCAGCCTGACCGCCGCGACCGCACCTGGAAGTCATGCCGACGAATGCGGCGACGCTGGCGCGGCGCCAGTGCCGTCCACTGGCTGCGTCGCTCCTGCTCCACACCCGGATTCGAACAATCCCCCATGGCTAGCGGCCGTGATGCAGCGCGACCCACAATTCGGCGGCACCTATCAGGCGTTACGACAGCGGATCCTCAGCGATGGAGCCATCCCCGCGAAGTATAAGTTGCTGATGGGCATGGTCACCGACACCATTGCCGCCCACCCCGACGGTGTTCGCTCGCTCGCCGACAACGCACGGGCGGCTGGCGCCTCGGAGGCCGAAATCACCGAGGCGGTCGAACTCGCCTATCTTTACGGCGGCACCGCGGCGCTCGTGATGGGCGTCAACGCCTTCCCTGCCGGCTGA
- the zwf gene encoding glucose-6-phosphate dehydrogenase codes for MAANKPQTISYPAPDSRPRRHDYDPLDPHVIVLFGATGDLAKRKLISGLAYLDQSELAPDIQIVATSLEDLSDDEFRDIAKKAIDSYGTHKLTAEQWADFAKIVRYVPQGAGPDALAAAVAEAESALGPNVRRLHYLSVPPKAARAVITMLREANLVERSRVVMEKPFGTDLATAVALNDFLHETFDESQIFRIDHFLGKEAAQNILAFRFANGLFEPIWNRNFIDHIQIDIPEKLGLDQRANFYESTGAYKDMVVTHLFQVMAFVVMEPPTALEPYAISEEKNKVFRSMLPVKTSDVVRGQYAGYREEEGVARDSDTETFIALKVGIDNWRWAGVPIYLRTGKKMAEGIRIISIAFKEAPRSMFPPGSGVGTQGPDHLTFDLADNSRVSLSFYGKRPGPGMKLDKLSMQFSSQEIDTVADTLEAYERLILDAMRGDHTLFTTAEGIESLWERSAELLDDPPPAKVYPVGTWGPNAIHQLIAPNAWRLPFERGWRETRNE; via the coding sequence GTGGCAGCGAACAAACCGCAAACGATCTCTTATCCGGCGCCCGACTCCCGTCCGCGCCGCCACGATTACGATCCGCTCGACCCGCACGTCATCGTGCTCTTCGGTGCGACGGGGGACCTGGCCAAACGCAAGCTGATCTCCGGTCTGGCGTATCTGGATCAGTCTGAGCTGGCGCCGGACATTCAGATCGTCGCGACGTCGCTGGAGGATCTCAGCGACGACGAGTTTCGGGACATTGCGAAGAAGGCGATCGACTCCTACGGCACCCACAAGCTGACGGCCGAGCAGTGGGCAGACTTCGCGAAGATCGTGCGTTACGTCCCGCAGGGTGCCGGGCCCGATGCCTTGGCCGCCGCGGTCGCCGAGGCCGAAAGCGCCTTGGGTCCCAATGTTCGGCGCTTGCATTATTTGTCAGTCCCGCCTAAGGCAGCGCGCGCTGTCATCACGATGCTTCGCGAGGCGAACCTTGTCGAACGGTCCCGGGTGGTGATGGAGAAACCGTTCGGCACGGACTTGGCCACCGCGGTGGCGCTCAATGACTTCCTGCACGAAACATTCGACGAGTCCCAGATTTTTCGCATCGACCATTTCTTGGGCAAGGAGGCGGCGCAGAACATCCTGGCATTCCGCTTCGCCAACGGGTTGTTCGAGCCCATCTGGAATCGCAATTTCATCGACCACATCCAGATCGATATCCCCGAGAAGCTGGGGCTGGATCAGCGGGCGAACTTCTACGAGAGCACCGGCGCGTACAAGGACATGGTGGTCACCCACCTATTCCAGGTGATGGCGTTCGTGGTGATGGAACCACCGACCGCTCTCGAGCCCTATGCCATCAGCGAAGAGAAGAACAAGGTGTTCCGCTCGATGCTCCCGGTGAAGACGTCGGATGTGGTGCGCGGGCAGTATGCCGGGTATCGCGAAGAGGAAGGCGTGGCAAGGGATTCCGACACCGAAACGTTCATCGCGCTGAAAGTCGGGATCGACAATTGGCGCTGGGCCGGGGTGCCGATCTACCTTCGCACCGGCAAGAAGATGGCCGAAGGCATCCGCATCATCTCGATCGCGTTCAAAGAGGCGCCGCGCAGTATGTTCCCGCCGGGTTCGGGGGTCGGTACCCAGGGCCCCGACCACCTGACCTTCGATCTGGCGGACAATTCCAGGGTTTCGTTGTCGTTCTACGGCAAGCGGCCCGGTCCCGGGATGAAGCTCGACAAGCTGTCGATGCAGTTCTCCTCCCAGGAGATCGACACGGTGGCCGACACGCTGGAGGCCTACGAGCGACTCATCCTCGATGCGATGCGCGGGGACCACACGCTGTTCACCACCGCCGAGGGCATCGAATCACTATGGGAGCGTTCGGCAGAACTACTCGACGACCCACCACCGGCGAAGGTGTACCCGGTAGGAACGTGGGGTCCCAACGCAATTCACCAATTGATCGCACCCAACGCCTGGCGGTTGCCGTTCGAACGCGGCTGGCGGGAAACCAGGAACGAGTAG
- a CDS encoding L-lactate permease, producing MYRQILDPVAHSLGLSSLVAAIPLAMLFVMLGVLRMRAWVASLLSVAVALAIAIAVYGMPTDQALLAASEGAVFGFFPILWIVINAIWVYQMTVQTGHFDVLRRSFAGISDDHRIQAIIIAFSFGALLEALAGFGAPVAVTSVMLLALGFKPLKAAVLALVANTAPVAYGAMATPIITLGKVSGMSSDALGAMVGRQTPILAMFVPLALVFIADGRRGLRETWHVALTAGVVFGVGQYATSNFLSVPLADVVASLLSSGAVVLLLRVRRPQTAPRVTVVAGGASDTMSPEFEANLNQSDLNKSDSRGEVFRAYSPYAIIIAVFVLCQIPVVKGFLEHATYSVRWPGLHLQTAKGSPSGLANFTFNLLNTPGSQMLAAGLVAMFVLRLSVGSAIKAYGATLHQLRWAILTVMAVLALAFVMNASGQTITLGTWMAGAGAAFALLSPILGWIGVAVTGSDTSSNSLFGALQVTAAAKAGLSPLLMVAGNSSGGVLGKMISPQNLAIAAAAVNLDGKEGDIFRRVMAWSAVFLLFICVLSALQASSLLSWMVGG from the coding sequence ATGTATCGCCAGATTTTGGACCCAGTCGCACACTCGCTGGGTTTGAGTTCCCTTGTGGCCGCCATACCTTTGGCGATGCTTTTCGTCATGCTCGGCGTCTTAAGGATGCGAGCGTGGGTGGCTTCGCTACTCTCGGTGGCGGTGGCGCTTGCCATCGCCATTGCGGTGTACGGCATGCCGACCGACCAGGCGCTGCTGGCCGCGAGCGAGGGGGCCGTCTTCGGTTTCTTCCCCATCCTGTGGATCGTGATCAACGCCATCTGGGTCTACCAAATGACCGTCCAGACAGGCCATTTCGATGTGCTGCGGCGCAGTTTCGCCGGGATCAGCGACGATCATCGCATTCAGGCGATCATCATCGCGTTCTCCTTCGGCGCCTTGCTCGAAGCCCTCGCCGGCTTCGGCGCGCCGGTGGCGGTCACTTCGGTGATGCTGTTGGCGCTGGGCTTCAAGCCGTTGAAGGCGGCGGTGCTTGCCTTGGTCGCCAACACGGCCCCGGTGGCCTACGGTGCGATGGCGACACCGATCATCACGCTCGGCAAGGTGTCCGGAATGTCCAGCGATGCCCTCGGCGCGATGGTCGGGCGCCAGACGCCAATCCTGGCTATGTTCGTGCCCCTGGCTCTGGTGTTCATCGCCGACGGCCGTCGCGGACTTCGTGAGACCTGGCATGTGGCGCTGACGGCGGGCGTGGTTTTCGGCGTCGGCCAATACGCCACCTCGAACTTCCTGTCGGTACCGCTTGCCGATGTGGTGGCTTCGTTGCTGTCGTCCGGTGCGGTGGTGCTATTGCTGCGGGTACGGCGTCCGCAGACGGCACCGCGCGTTACGGTCGTCGCCGGCGGTGCGTCCGACACCATGTCCCCCGAGTTCGAGGCGAACTTGAACCAGTCCGACCTGAACAAATCCGACTCGCGTGGCGAAGTGTTCCGCGCATACTCGCCCTACGCGATCATCATCGCGGTCTTCGTTCTCTGCCAGATCCCCGTCGTGAAGGGGTTCTTGGAGCACGCGACGTATTCGGTGCGCTGGCCGGGCCTGCACCTGCAAACCGCCAAGGGCAGTCCGTCGGGCCTGGCGAACTTCACTTTCAATCTGTTGAACACACCGGGATCTCAGATGCTCGCCGCGGGCCTTGTAGCGATGTTCGTGTTGCGGCTGTCGGTGGGCAGCGCGATCAAGGCCTACGGCGCGACGCTGCATCAGCTCCGGTGGGCGATCCTCACCGTAATGGCGGTTCTGGCATTGGCTTTCGTGATGAACGCGTCCGGGCAGACGATCACCCTGGGTACCTGGATGGCGGGCGCCGGAGCCGCTTTCGCCTTGCTCTCGCCCATCCTGGGCTGGATCGGTGTGGCAGTCACCGGGTCCGACACCTCATCGAACTCGTTGTTCGGCGCGCTGCAGGTGACGGCGGCTGCCAAGGCCGGGCTGTCCCCGCTGCTGATGGTCGCCGGCAACAGCTCCGGCGGTGTGCTCGGCAAGATGATCTCGCCGCAGAACCTCGCCATCGCCGCGGCGGCGGTGAACCTCGACGGCAAGGAGGGCGACATCTTCCGCCGAGTAATGGCGTGGAGCGCGGTGTTCCTGCTGTTCATCTGTGTGCTGTCCGCGCTGCAGGCGTCGTCGCTGCTGTCCTGGATGGTAGGCGGCTGA
- a CDS encoding limonene-1,2-epoxide hydrolase family protein, whose amino-acid sequence MWQLHVPLSPVVVGREAARAELEKHNGLSTGMIGCSQIRTVVSTGVTVIVERVDVNSLGGVPVTFHVVALFEVHDRAITHWREYWDTSHVAQQIGIDPAHMFEPLTG is encoded by the coding sequence GTGTGGCAACTCCATGTGCCGCTCTCACCGGTGGTGGTCGGCCGAGAGGCGGCGCGCGCGGAGTTGGAGAAACACAACGGCCTGTCGACCGGAATGATCGGGTGCAGCCAGATCCGCACTGTCGTGTCGACCGGGGTCACCGTCATCGTCGAGCGTGTGGACGTGAATTCCCTTGGTGGGGTTCCGGTCACCTTTCATGTGGTGGCGCTGTTCGAAGTACATGATCGGGCGATCACGCATTGGCGGGAGTATTGGGACACCAGCCATGTCGCCCAGCAGATCGGCATAGACCCGGCGCATATGTTCGAACCACTCACTGGCTAG
- a CDS encoding PPE family protein has protein sequence MFYAAFPPEFNSGRIYTGPGAESLVSAATAWQNLATELQATADSYSAVLANLTGGPWVGPSALTMAAAAAPYVGWMRQTATLAAQTATQASAAATAYETAFAAHVPPPVIAANRALLAQLMATNVLGQNTAAIAATEASYSDMWAQDAEAMDTYFASSATTTTNLTAFTPAPQTTNEQGPALQEAAVSTASSTGAGTAAKTVAAAATTPSGFSGPLAWLAQLAQDYQNFWTNLLNTVPGGANFYTAFYNAIKTPIGLTTNFNDIGLLINFPISQWLKFASPLAYGALPKEALGAGLGALGVGRGVLFDAVTPTAGFARGTLVGALTVPPSWASATPAIRTVAAALTAAGPQAIPAAALGEGSLFSSLGTAGMLGSALGAGGPTVVGAGIRNRMTPLKDLKDKNSPEHLKRLVAQISEKPETVQHHNVDQEGLDNLLEQLAKKPGIHAVHLKKRKPNVIPTEEAQIS, from the coding sequence ATGTTTTATGCAGCGTTTCCCCCGGAATTCAACTCCGGGCGCATCTACACCGGCCCCGGCGCAGAATCGTTGGTCAGCGCGGCCACCGCGTGGCAGAACCTGGCCACTGAATTGCAGGCCACCGCCGATAGCTATTCGGCGGTGCTGGCCAACCTCACCGGTGGACCCTGGGTGGGTCCCTCCGCGCTGACCATGGCTGCTGCGGCCGCACCCTACGTGGGCTGGATGCGCCAGACCGCCACCCTGGCCGCCCAGACCGCGACCCAGGCCAGCGCGGCTGCCACCGCCTATGAGACCGCGTTCGCCGCCCATGTGCCCCCACCGGTGATCGCGGCCAATCGCGCGTTGCTGGCGCAGTTGATGGCCACCAACGTGCTCGGCCAAAACACCGCAGCGATTGCGGCCACCGAAGCCAGCTACAGCGACATGTGGGCCCAAGACGCGGAGGCCATGGACACCTACTTCGCCTCCTCGGCCACCACCACCACCAACCTCACCGCATTCACCCCCGCCCCCCAAACCACCAACGAACAAGGCCCCGCCCTGCAAGAGGCCGCCGTTAGCACCGCCTCCTCCACCGGCGCCGGCACCGCCGCGAAAACCGTGGCCGCCGCGGCCACAACGCCCAGCGGGTTCAGTGGGCCGTTGGCGTGGTTGGCCCAACTGGCTCAGGACTATCAGAACTTCTGGACCAACCTGCTCAACACCGTGCCGGGCGGCGCGAACTTCTACACCGCCTTCTACAACGCCATCAAAACTCCGATCGGGCTCACCACCAACTTCAATGACATTGGGCTGCTGATCAACTTCCCGATATCCCAATGGCTCAAGTTCGCCTCACCCTTGGCGTACGGGGCGCTGCCCAAGGAGGCACTCGGTGCGGGCTTGGGCGCGTTGGGGGTTGGCCGTGGCGTCCTTTTTGATGCGGTCACTCCGACCGCCGGCTTCGCCCGCGGCACCTTGGTGGGTGCGTTGACTGTTCCGCCCAGCTGGGCCTCGGCCACCCCGGCGATCCGGACCGTGGCCGCCGCGCTGACCGCGGCCGGCCCCCAAGCCATTCCCGCCGCCGCGCTGGGGGAGGGCAGCCTGTTTAGCTCCCTGGGCACGGCCGGCATGCTGGGCAGCGCCCTGGGCGCCGGCGGACCCACCGTGGTCGGAGCCGGCATCCGCAACCGGATGACCCCGCTCAAAGACCTCAAGGACAAAAACTCCCCCGAACACCTCAAACGACTGGTCGCCCAAATCTCCGAAAAACCCGAAACCGTCCAACACCACAACGTCGACCAAGAAGGCCTCGACAACCTCCTCGAGCAACTCGCCAAAAAACCCGGCATCCACGCCGTGCACCTCAAAAAGCGCAAACCCAACGTCATCCCAACCGAAGAAGCCCAAATCAGTTAA